In Rhodoferax koreense, a genomic segment contains:
- a CDS encoding histidine phosphatase family protein: MTTIDHHRPPSTTTRQPLPWQQGGCMQARRDVMNALDRRGAMWLLAASAWPATSRAEDAAALLRAGGCVLMLRHASTTPGVGDPPEFQLGNCRTQRNLSADGQAEARRIGAWFSRHQLTPRAVLTSAWCRCIDTAELAFGRHTPWAALNSSFGDRYPATDATPSLRQALRAVPKGQCEVWVTHQVNITAITGEVPAQAEGFVLDAGAKLLVRTRFET, translated from the coding sequence GTGACCACCATCGACCACCATCGACCACCATCGACGACCACGCGGCAGCCTCTGCCGTGGCAACAAGGGGGATGCATGCAAGCCCGACGAGATGTGATGAACGCACTGGACCGCCGCGGCGCCATGTGGCTGCTGGCGGCATCGGCATGGCCTGCCACGTCCCGCGCGGAAGACGCCGCCGCACTGCTGCGTGCAGGCGGCTGCGTGCTGATGTTGCGGCATGCCTCGACCACGCCGGGCGTCGGTGATCCGCCTGAGTTTCAGCTCGGCAACTGCCGCACCCAGCGCAACCTCAGCGCGGACGGCCAGGCTGAAGCACGCCGCATCGGTGCGTGGTTCAGTCGCCATCAACTGACGCCGCGTGCGGTGCTGACCAGCGCCTGGTGTCGCTGCATCGACACCGCCGAACTGGCCTTCGGCCGGCACACGCCGTGGGCTGCGCTCAATTCCAGCTTCGGCGATCGTTACCCCGCGACCGATGCGACCCCCAGCCTGCGCCAAGCTCTGCGCGCGGTGCCGAAAGGGCAGTGCGAGGTCTGGGTGACGCACCAGGTCAACATCACCGCCATCACCGGAGAAGTGCCGGCGCAGGCCGAGGGCTTTGTGCTCGATGCCGGGGCAAAGCTCTTGGTGCGGACGCGTTTCGAAACATGA